In Nocardia yunnanensis, one DNA window encodes the following:
- a CDS encoding acyl-CoA dehydrogenase family protein has product MTHEVVSRIEELSGRLAATAEETERLGKLSDESVKIIRQAGVMRLLQPTDFGGYAAHPCDFAEAVMAVAKHCGSTGWVCGVGGVHPWEMALMDRRLQNEVWGENPDTWIASPYAAQGVATPVEGGYTLRGRWQFSSGTDHCGWIFLGALTAGADGKPLMPPKVMHVVLPRRDYTIVDDSWDVIGLQGTGSKDVIVDGAFIPSYRTIDSDAVAAGEIAAERAGRTETVYRLPFWAMFPLGITAAVVGIAEGALAAHLDYQRDRVTAMGTRIKDDPYVLSAISEAAADIAASRTQLLDGVSRLYDKAAAGAEITFEDRSLVRRNQVRCAWRAVSAVDEIFARSGGNAVRRQNVMQRFWRDAHVGLQHAIHTPGSLYHSTALTIMGVEPEGPLRAMI; this is encoded by the coding sequence ATGACGCACGAGGTAGTCAGCCGGATCGAGGAGCTGTCGGGGCGGCTGGCCGCGACCGCCGAGGAGACCGAGCGGCTGGGCAAGCTCTCCGACGAGAGCGTGAAGATCATCCGTCAGGCCGGGGTGATGCGGCTGCTGCAACCCACCGATTTCGGCGGTTACGCCGCGCATCCGTGCGACTTCGCCGAGGCGGTCATGGCCGTGGCCAAGCACTGCGGATCCACCGGCTGGGTGTGCGGCGTCGGCGGAGTGCATCCGTGGGAGATGGCCCTGATGGATCGGCGGCTGCAGAACGAGGTGTGGGGCGAGAACCCGGACACCTGGATCGCGTCCCCGTACGCCGCCCAGGGTGTCGCGACGCCGGTCGAGGGCGGGTACACGCTGCGCGGACGCTGGCAGTTCTCCTCCGGCACCGATCATTGCGGCTGGATCTTCCTGGGCGCGTTGACCGCCGGGGCCGACGGCAAACCGCTCATGCCGCCGAAGGTCATGCACGTGGTGCTGCCGCGCAGGGACTACACCATCGTCGACGACTCCTGGGATGTGATCGGGCTGCAGGGCACCGGCAGCAAGGACGTCATCGTCGACGGCGCGTTCATCCCCTCGTATCGGACCATCGACAGCGACGCGGTCGCCGCCGGCGAGATCGCCGCCGAGCGCGCGGGCCGCACCGAAACGGTGTACCGGCTGCCGTTCTGGGCCATGTTCCCGCTCGGCATCACCGCCGCGGTGGTCGGCATCGCCGAGGGCGCGCTCGCGGCGCACCTGGACTACCAGCGCGACCGGGTCACGGCCATGGGCACCCGGATCAAGGACGATCCGTATGTGCTGTCGGCCATTTCCGAGGCGGCCGCCGATATCGCGGCCTCGCGCACTCAGCTGCTCGACGGCGTGAGCCGGCTCTACGACAAGGCCGCGGCCGGTGCGGAGATCACCTTCGAGGACCGTTCCCTGGTGCGGCGCAATCAGGTTCGCTGCGCGTGGCGGGCGGTGTCGGCGGTGGACGAGATCTTCGCGCGCTCCGGCGGCAATGCGGTGCGGCGGCAGAACGTCATGCAGCGCTTCTGGCGCGATGCGCATGTCGGCCTGCAGCATGCCATTCACACGCCCGGCTCGCTGTATCACTCGACCGCGCTGACCATCATGGGCGTCGAGCCGGAAGGGCCGCTGCGGGCCATGATCTGA
- a CDS encoding non-ribosomal peptide synthetase, translated as MVRSGDGGTALRSETTPRSEAASDTDLPLSVAQLRWWVAQQLFPGVPNTVALYLELTGTLQRELLQECGARAARELQSPLVRFRLVDGYPRQYLDEDAFAPAHFVDLTDHADPMDAAVALMDRDRCAPVDLLADAPTVATVYRLEPQRHLLYLRSHHIVLDGLGAAALLRRTTELYSATLDPSSAPAVTAPFLTVADILDDERTYLASTRATTDREYWAREMAGMSEPPRLAGPPAPPAPQPLRLTAAVPASVANRLRTLRQDAGIAFPELMIAAFACYLARMTGSDEIVLSLPVPARPTAALRRSAGTVSNVVPLRLTGVRAATGAEVIEQVRAKVVGALRHQRYRYEDMLRDNGESQAVRGSFGPVVNMLRFIEQPRIGPLAAEVRLLSLGPVEDLLVNGYQLGPDERTVTLDMQANPALYSRETLAWHHARFLEYLDRFLTDPRLPVPAIDFTEADLMEGPAAAALLPDLLRTNLTGAATPDAIALQDGARTWTYRELDELSSRWARVLIESGAGPGCFVLVAVPRSAESVLAVWAIAKAGAAFVPVDPTDPVRRLRTVAADSGARVGITVSAVHADLPEEPIWLELDDPGLRAQVDTRSGAPVGDDDRVRPLHAAHPAYLIYTSGTTGTPKGVVVTHRGLGMLADYLVEHYGVRADSRVLHAHAPSFDAHLLELLAAFAAGARLVIEPPGVVAGAELTRLLKAERITHFLTTPAVLATLTPADVPDLRVAVVGGEACPADLVRRWAPALRLFNGYGPTETTIMATQSRALTATGPVTIGPALPSVRTFVLDHRLHPVPPGSPGELYLGGPGVAQGYLHRPGATAERFLADPFGSGGTVYRTGDLVKAEVDGGLVFLGRADDQLTVHGRRVESGEVAAALMTLPEIAHAVVTADESPSGVRLIGYVVAAPGVHLDTSALVRRLRTLLPAALVPARLVELERLPITAHGKVDRTALPPAPAVQQPYRAPGTELQRLVADRFATATDTEQVGLDDDFFELGGNSLLGVAVSADLAAATGLPVTVRWLYTAPTVAELAQRLAEHDGSTAGDDALGTVLTLRRNGSRAPLFCVHSAVPLAWCYAGLARQIHDRPVFGLQALTTDGAPQAVSSIDELAGGYVREILRVQPEGPYHLLGWSLGGQIAHAIAVRLRAAGAEVATLAMLDSIVFPDDMPPPPIPRMRDLLTHLLGEEPEDADELPDVTAQEAAAQLAGAAASFGTGLTAEQLTRLHRGYVDGVRLSAGYRPAVFDGDLLYFSATRGLTESLDAGLWRPYVTGNVTEHPVAATHAQLTNADVVAVIGPLLAAHLEGSA; from the coding sequence GTGGTACGGTCCGGCGACGGCGGGACAGCACTCCGTAGTGAGACGACCCCGCGCTCCGAGGCCGCATCGGATACCGATCTCCCGCTGTCCGTGGCCCAATTGCGGTGGTGGGTGGCCCAGCAACTGTTTCCCGGCGTGCCCAATACGGTCGCCCTGTATCTCGAGCTGACCGGAACGCTGCAGCGGGAGTTACTACAGGAGTGCGGGGCGCGGGCGGCTCGTGAATTGCAGTCGCCGCTGGTGCGTTTCCGATTGGTCGACGGCTACCCCCGCCAGTACCTGGACGAGGACGCGTTCGCCCCCGCGCATTTCGTGGACCTGACCGATCACGCGGATCCGATGGACGCCGCCGTGGCCCTGATGGACCGCGACCGGTGCGCGCCAGTCGATCTGCTCGCGGACGCGCCGACCGTCGCCACCGTCTACCGGCTCGAACCGCAGCGGCATCTGCTGTATCTGCGCAGCCACCACATCGTGCTCGACGGACTGGGCGCGGCCGCGCTGTTGCGCCGGACCACCGAACTCTACAGCGCCACACTGGATCCGAGCAGCGCGCCCGCCGTCACTGCGCCTTTCCTGACGGTCGCCGACATTCTCGACGACGAGCGCACGTATCTGGCCTCGACCCGCGCGACCACCGATCGCGAATACTGGGCGCGGGAGATGGCGGGCATGAGCGAGCCCCCGCGCCTGGCGGGCCCGCCCGCGCCGCCCGCGCCCCAACCGCTTCGGCTCACCGCCGCGGTCCCCGCATCGGTCGCCAACCGGCTGCGCACGCTGCGCCAGGACGCCGGAATCGCGTTCCCCGAACTGATGATCGCCGCGTTCGCCTGCTATCTGGCGCGCATGACCGGCTCCGACGAGATCGTGCTGTCGCTGCCGGTGCCCGCGCGCCCGACCGCGGCGCTGCGCCGCTCGGCGGGCACGGTGTCGAACGTGGTGCCGTTGCGGCTGACCGGGGTTCGGGCCGCGACCGGTGCGGAGGTCATCGAGCAGGTGCGGGCCAAGGTGGTGGGCGCGCTGCGGCATCAGCGCTACCGCTACGAGGACATGTTGCGCGACAACGGGGAAAGCCAGGCCGTGCGCGGCAGTTTCGGGCCGGTGGTGAACATGCTGCGGTTCATCGAGCAGCCGCGGATCGGACCGCTCGCGGCGGAGGTGCGGCTGCTGTCGCTGGGCCCGGTGGAGGATCTGCTGGTCAACGGGTATCAGCTCGGACCGGACGAGCGCACGGTCACCCTTGACATGCAGGCGAATCCGGCGCTGTACAGCCGGGAGACGCTGGCGTGGCATCACGCGCGGTTCCTGGAGTACCTCGACCGATTCCTGACCGATCCGCGACTTCCGGTCCCCGCCATCGACTTCACCGAGGCCGACCTGATGGAGGGACCGGCCGCGGCCGCGCTCCTGCCCGATCTGCTGCGCACCAACCTCACCGGCGCCGCCACCCCGGACGCCATCGCGCTGCAGGACGGGGCGCGCACCTGGACCTACCGCGAACTCGACGAGCTGTCGTCGCGGTGGGCGCGGGTGCTGATCGAATCCGGGGCGGGCCCGGGCTGTTTCGTCTTGGTGGCGGTGCCGCGCTCGGCGGAGTCGGTGCTGGCGGTGTGGGCGATCGCCAAGGCCGGGGCCGCGTTCGTCCCGGTCGATCCGACCGATCCGGTCCGGCGGCTGCGGACCGTCGCCGCGGATTCGGGTGCGCGCGTGGGCATCACGGTGTCGGCCGTGCACGCGGACCTGCCCGAGGAGCCGATCTGGCTGGAACTCGACGATCCCGGGCTGCGCGCACAGGTCGATACCCGTTCGGGCGCGCCGGTCGGCGACGACGATCGGGTGCGTCCGCTGCATGCCGCCCATCCGGCGTATCTGATCTACACCTCCGGCACGACCGGCACCCCGAAGGGCGTGGTGGTCACCCATCGCGGGCTGGGGATGCTGGCCGACTACCTCGTCGAACACTATGGGGTGCGCGCGGATTCACGAGTGCTGCACGCGCACGCACCGTCGTTCGACGCCCACCTGCTGGAATTGCTGGCCGCGTTCGCGGCGGGCGCACGCCTGGTCATCGAGCCCCCGGGTGTCGTCGCCGGAGCCGAGCTCACCCGGTTGCTGAAGGCCGAACGGATCACCCACTTCCTCACCACCCCCGCCGTACTGGCGACGCTGACCCCCGCCGATGTCCCCGATCTGCGGGTCGCGGTGGTCGGCGGCGAGGCGTGCCCGGCCGATCTGGTGCGGCGATGGGCCCCGGCGCTGCGACTGTTCAACGGGTACGGCCCGACCGAAACCACGATCATGGCAACCCAATCGCGGGCATTGACCGCGACCGGCCCGGTGACGATCGGCCCCGCCCTGCCGAGCGTGCGGACCTTCGTGCTCGACCATCGGCTGCACCCGGTGCCGCCGGGCAGCCCCGGCGAGCTGTATCTGGGCGGTCCCGGCGTCGCCCAGGGCTATCTGCACCGGCCGGGCGCGACCGCCGAACGATTCCTGGCCGACCCGTTCGGTTCCGGCGGAACGGTTTACCGCACAGGCGATCTCGTCAAGGCGGAGGTCGACGGCGGGCTGGTGTTCCTCGGGCGGGCCGACGATCAACTGACGGTCCACGGCCGCCGGGTGGAGTCCGGTGAGGTCGCGGCGGCGCTGATGACCCTGCCGGAGATCGCGCACGCGGTCGTCACCGCCGACGAATCCCCCAGCGGCGTGCGCTTGATCGGCTACGTGGTCGCCGCCCCGGGCGTGCACCTCGACACCTCGGCCCTGGTGCGCCGACTGCGCACCCTGCTGCCCGCGGCCCTGGTACCCGCCAGACTGGTCGAACTGGAACGACTTCCGATCACCGCCCACGGCAAGGTCGATCGCACGGCCCTGCCCCCTGCTCCCGCCGTTCAGCAGCCCTACCGCGCCCCCGGCACCGAGTTGCAGCGACTGGTCGCCGACCGGTTCGCGACCGCGACCGATACCGAACAGGTCGGTCTGGACGACGACTTCTTCGAACTGGGCGGCAATTCGCTGCTGGGCGTAGCGGTCTCGGCCGACCTGGCCGCGGCCACCGGACTCCCGGTGACCGTCCGCTGGCTCTACACCGCACCGACCGTGGCCGAACTCGCGCAACGGCTGGCCGAGCACGACGGCAGCACCGCCGGCGACGACGCCCTCGGCACAGTGCTCACCTTGCGCCGCAACGGTTCTCGCGCTCCCCTGTTCTGCGTGCATTCGGCGGTGCCGCTGGCCTGGTGCTATGCCGGGCTCGCACGCCAGATTCACGATCGTCCCGTGTTCGGTCTGCAAGCACTCACCACCGATGGCGCCCCGCAAGCGGTCTCCAGCATCGACGAACTCGCGGGCGGGTACGTGCGGGAGATCCTGCGGGTGCAGCCGGAGGGGCCGTACCATCTGCTGGGTTGGTCGCTGGGCGGCCAGATCGCCCATGCCATCGCGGTCCGGCTGCGGGCGGCCGGGGCGGAGGTGGCAACCCTGGCAATGCTCGACAGCATCGTCTTCCCGGACGACATGCCCCCGCCGCCCATTCCCCGCATGCGCGATCTGCTCACGCATCTCCTGGGCGAGGAGCCGGAGGACGCCGATGAGCTGCCCGATGTCACCGCGCAGGAGGCGGCCGCCCAATTGGCGGGCGCCGCAGCGTCTTTCGGCACCGGTCTGACCGCCGAACAGCTGACCCGGTTGCATCGCGGCTATGTGGACGGGGTGCGGTTGTCGGCCGGTTACCGTCCGGCCGTCTTCGACGGTGACCTGCTGTATTTCTCCGCCACCCGCGGCCTGACCGAATCCCTCGACGCGGGGCTGTGGCGACCGTATGTCACCGGGAACGTCACCGAACATCCCGTCGCCGCCACCCACGCGCAGCTCACCAACGCCGATGTCGTCGCGGTCATCGGCCCGCTGCTGGCCGCGCACCTCGAGGGCAGTGCATGA
- a CDS encoding DUF6875 domain-containing protein: MRCGPRAGVRWFNVYEDAANWERQGPEAPILTRWVSDHLMRPHPALGRPGPVCPFVRQSMTRRLFWAGLAEGGDSLTADRMHRIVDDAFDLYRALRQENPGEARGLTLVTVFPGLTRHDLVDEVHAERKTEVVAEGMMLGQFYPGCPVPGLWDRDFRPLDAPLPLLVLRSMMSTDFPFLAARTDWLYSYLSRVAPDLPHPLRRSIAERMRVPESEAGDITALRAHSPDEHAR; this comes from the coding sequence ATGAGGTGCGGACCGCGTGCCGGCGTGCGCTGGTTCAACGTCTACGAGGACGCCGCGAACTGGGAGCGCCAGGGTCCGGAGGCGCCGATCCTCACCCGCTGGGTCAGCGACCATCTGATGCGACCGCATCCGGCTCTCGGCCGGCCCGGCCCGGTCTGCCCGTTCGTGCGCCAGAGCATGACGCGGCGGCTGTTCTGGGCCGGGCTCGCCGAGGGCGGCGACTCGCTCACCGCCGACCGGATGCACCGGATCGTGGACGACGCCTTCGACCTGTACCGGGCACTGCGCCAAGAGAATCCGGGTGAGGCGCGCGGCCTGACGCTGGTCACGGTATTCCCTGGACTGACCCGCCACGACCTGGTGGACGAGGTGCACGCGGAGCGCAAGACCGAGGTGGTCGCCGAGGGCATGATGCTGGGTCAGTTCTACCCCGGCTGCCCGGTTCCGGGACTGTGGGATCGAGACTTCCGCCCCCTGGACGCGCCGCTGCCGCTGCTGGTGCTGCGCTCGATGATGAGCACCGACTTCCCGTTTCTGGCCGCGCGCACGGACTGGCTCTACTCCTACCTCAGTCGCGTCGCCCCCGATCTGCCGCACCCGCTGCGCCGTTCGATAGCCGAGCGCATGCGGGTACCCGAGTCCGAGGCCGGCGATATCACCGCGCTGCGGGCACATTCGCCCGACGAACACGCGCGGTGA
- a CDS encoding alpha/beta hydrolase — MHRLSRSLVALIATLAALVPVTAAADPGGAAIVDVRPLGGRQYEVTVYSAAMNRTIPVWVSHPDFSAPALYLLNAVDGGEDGGPWTNRTDVAQFFADKPVNVITPIGGRASFYTDWLADDPAVGRNKWSTFLIHELPPLLESRFQMTGRNAVAGTSMSATSALDLAIEAPGMYQAVGSYSGCPRTADAAARAYVRSELGLFGANASNMWGGDDNPAWDAHDPVVNADRLRGLALYISAGDGLPGIHEAIGDPSVGGNVAALPDRMAVGGMMESVVRDCTNSLVGRLGSLGIPAQVVLRNGTHSWPYWQDDLHDSWPLFAGALGV; from the coding sequence ATGCATCGGCTGTCGCGCTCCCTCGTTGCCTTGATCGCCACCCTCGCCGCCCTGGTGCCCGTGACCGCCGCCGCGGATCCGGGTGGGGCGGCGATCGTCGATGTCCGGCCGCTGGGCGGACGCCAATACGAGGTGACGGTCTACTCGGCGGCCATGAATCGCACCATCCCCGTCTGGGTTTCGCATCCGGACTTCTCGGCCCCGGCCCTGTATCTGCTCAATGCCGTGGACGGCGGCGAGGACGGCGGCCCGTGGACCAACCGCACCGACGTGGCGCAATTCTTCGCCGACAAGCCGGTCAACGTGATCACGCCGATCGGCGGGCGCGCGAGTTTCTACACCGACTGGCTAGCCGACGATCCCGCCGTGGGCCGAAACAAGTGGTCCACCTTCCTGATCCACGAGCTGCCGCCGCTGCTGGAATCCCGTTTTCAGATGACCGGCCGGAACGCGGTGGCCGGGACGTCGATGTCGGCGACCTCCGCATTGGATCTGGCCATCGAAGCGCCCGGGATGTACCAGGCGGTCGGCTCGTACAGTGGGTGCCCGCGTACGGCGGACGCCGCCGCTCGCGCTTATGTCCGTTCGGAACTCGGTCTGTTCGGCGCGAACGCCTCGAATATGTGGGGTGGGGACGACAATCCGGCGTGGGATGCGCACGACCCGGTGGTCAATGCCGATCGATTGCGGGGGCTCGCGCTCTATATTTCCGCCGGGGACGGGCTGCCGGGAATTCACGAGGCGATCGGGGATCCGAGCGTCGGGGGGAATGTCGCGGCGCTGCCCGATCGGATGGCGGTGGGCGGCATGATGGAGTCGGTCGTGCGCGATTGCACGAATTCCCTTGTCGGGCGGCTCGGTTCGCTGGGCATCCCCGCACAGGTGGTGCTGCGCAACGGCACGCACTCGTGGCCGTACTGGCAGGATGATCTGCACGATTCGTGGCCGCTGTTCGCGGGCGCGCTCGGAGTTTAG
- a CDS encoding HNH endonuclease signature motif containing protein, with protein sequence MNSGGDILASDISVADAIEMLAIATDVLLADALGTPTDNDFVDMFRDWENAKRRMAAVDHRFIAQVKERNLPEKAGLRSVPKYLAQALRLGNAEARARVNAADLLSVRHLAGQRLDPALPWTAAYQEMGLVSADSARAIGRIMDRIPAKVDTDTRDLAEFELATFAAQSTPDDLPKVGDRILGYLDPDGTVTTEVDRQRRRGITLGKQGVDGMSTLTADLTPALRALLDPVFAKLGQPGMCNPDDPESPWTADTLDPQALAAAAGRDPRTAAQRNHDALLAFLRPEMGPTNLGAHRGLPVSTIITMTLAEVEAAAGVATTASGGTVALEEALQLAEKSKPFLAIFDHQGLPLHLGRAERLANSAQRLALIAAERGCTRPGCTAPATLSAVHHITEWSKGGPTNIESLTLACDACHALIHDGPDGWKTVVMPDDSDHPGRTGWIPPPHIDPTGTPRVNDRHHAGELLAASLAKIRARTHPPVRWWTRH encoded by the coding sequence ATGAATTCGGGTGGGGATATTCTCGCGAGCGACATTTCGGTGGCCGACGCCATCGAAATGCTCGCCATCGCCACCGATGTCCTCCTCGCCGACGCATTGGGCACCCCGACCGACAACGATTTCGTGGACATGTTCCGCGATTGGGAGAACGCCAAGCGCCGCATGGCCGCCGTGGACCACCGCTTCATCGCCCAGGTCAAGGAGCGCAACCTGCCCGAGAAGGCGGGCCTGCGCTCGGTCCCCAAATACTTGGCACAGGCCCTGCGCCTCGGCAATGCCGAAGCCCGCGCCCGAGTCAACGCCGCAGACCTGTTGAGCGTCCGCCACCTGGCCGGCCAGCGCCTGGACCCAGCCCTCCCTTGGACCGCCGCCTACCAGGAAATGGGCCTCGTCTCAGCCGATTCCGCCCGCGCGATCGGCCGCATCATGGACCGCATCCCCGCGAAGGTCGACACCGACACCCGCGATCTGGCCGAATTCGAACTGGCCACCTTCGCCGCCCAATCCACCCCCGACGATCTGCCCAAGGTCGGCGACCGCATCCTCGGCTACCTCGACCCCGACGGCACCGTCACCACGGAGGTCGACCGCCAGCGCCGCCGCGGCATCACCCTCGGCAAGCAGGGCGTCGACGGCATGTCCACGCTGACCGCAGACCTCACCCCCGCCCTGCGCGCCCTGCTCGACCCCGTCTTCGCCAAACTCGGCCAGCCCGGCATGTGCAACCCCGACGACCCCGAAAGCCCCTGGACCGCCGACACTCTCGACCCCCAGGCCCTCGCTGCCGCCGCCGGTCGCGACCCCCGCACCGCCGCCCAGCGCAACCACGACGCCCTCCTCGCCTTCCTGCGCCCCGAAATGGGCCCCACCAACCTCGGCGCCCACCGCGGCCTCCCCGTCTCCACCATCATCACCATGACCCTGGCCGAGGTCGAAGCGGCCGCCGGTGTCGCGACCACCGCTTCGGGCGGCACGGTCGCCCTCGAGGAAGCCCTCCAACTGGCCGAGAAGTCCAAGCCGTTCCTCGCCATCTTCGACCACCAGGGCCTGCCCCTGCACCTCGGCCGCGCCGAGCGCCTGGCCAATTCCGCTCAGCGCCTGGCCCTCATCGCCGCCGAACGCGGCTGCACCCGCCCCGGCTGCACCGCCCCCGCCACCCTCTCCGCCGTCCACCACATCACCGAATGGTCCAAAGGCGGCCCCACCAACATCGAAAGCCTCACCCTGGCCTGCGACGCCTGCCACGCACTCATCCACGACGGCCCCGACGGCTGGAAAACCGTTGTCATGCCCGACGACTCAGACCACCCCGGCCGCACCGGCTGGATCCCCCCACCCCACATCGACCCCACCGGCACACCCCGCGTCAACGACCGCCACCACGCCGGCGAACTCCTCGCGGCCTCCCTCGCCAAAATCCGCGCCCGCACCCACCCACCCGTCCGCTGGTGGACCCGCCACTGA
- a CDS encoding TIGR03084 family metal-binding protein, with the protein MLDYGLDMSEVKRDLAIPDLVAEGEELDALVSAHDDWSAPTAAAGWTIAHQIAHLAVADANVVLAIRSPEKFESVSNRAAAEGRQVADLDAAAGAAKPRTELLDEWRTGRAEIAAALRDIPVEQPFPWFRSDVTATLMVALRVMETWAHGQDIFDALHVSRRPTARLRSIAALGVAGLGLAFYAAQLPIPTGPFRVELDAPDGDTWTWGPEDAGQRVRGSALDFCLRVTQRRALAETGLRAVGAEARFWLENARVFL; encoded by the coding sequence ATGCTGGACTACGGCCTGGATATGTCAGAAGTGAAGCGCGACCTCGCGATACCCGACTTGGTAGCCGAGGGAGAAGAACTCGACGCCTTGGTCTCCGCACACGACGACTGGTCAGCCCCGACCGCCGCAGCAGGCTGGACTATCGCGCATCAGATCGCCCACCTCGCCGTGGCGGATGCCAACGTCGTCCTGGCAATTCGATCCCCGGAAAAGTTCGAGAGCGTTTCGAACCGGGCAGCGGCGGAAGGACGCCAAGTCGCCGATCTGGACGCCGCAGCGGGCGCTGCCAAACCGCGGACAGAGCTCTTGGACGAATGGCGAACCGGTCGAGCGGAGATAGCGGCGGCACTGCGCGATATTCCGGTGGAGCAACCGTTTCCGTGGTTCCGCTCCGACGTGACCGCGACGCTCATGGTGGCGTTACGGGTGATGGAAACCTGGGCTCATGGCCAGGATATTTTCGACGCCCTGCACGTCTCCCGTCGTCCCACGGCTCGTCTTCGAAGTATCGCGGCCTTGGGGGTGGCCGGTTTGGGGCTGGCGTTCTATGCGGCTCAATTGCCTATTCCGACAGGGCCTTTCCGGGTCGAGCTGGATGCGCCCGATGGCGATACCTGGACGTGGGGTCCCGAGGACGCCGGGCAACGGGTTCGCGGCAGCGCCCTCGACTTCTGTCTTCGGGTCACGCAGCGCAGAGCACTTGCCGAGACCGGGCTCCGCGCGGTCGGCGCGGAGGCCCGGTTCTGGCTGGAGAACGCCCGCGTGTTCCTGTAG
- the meaB gene encoding methylmalonyl Co-A mutase-associated GTPase MeaB produces MSDAARGTEGGRLHPRLGTTAGIGRTGPGAPVATAGARRVIDVDQLAVQVRAGERAGLARAITLVESTRADHRDLAQQLLLRLAPEPGGTLSNRVGITGVPGVGKSTFIDALGMYLIGQGHRVAVLAVDPSSTRTGGSILGDKTRMARLSVERDAFIRPSPTAGTLGGVAKATRETIVLLEAAGYDVILVETVGVGQSEVTVANMVDVFCFLTLARTGDQLQGIKKGVLELADLVAVNKADGRHELEAKAAARELQGAMRLIHPRDALWRPPVLTMSGLNGTGLDTFWDTVLTHRRVLTEAGEFAEKRRRQQVDWTWTMVHDNLLRRLTDNPAVKSLRSTVETQVRDGSLTPALAAEEILRAFDQRD; encoded by the coding sequence ATGAGCGACGCCGCACGCGGTACCGAGGGTGGCCGGCTCCACCCTCGGCTCGGCACCACCGCCGGGATCGGGCGCACCGGTCCCGGCGCTCCGGTCGCCACGGCGGGGGCGCGCCGGGTGATCGACGTCGACCAGCTGGCCGTGCAGGTGCGGGCGGGGGAGCGGGCCGGGCTGGCTCGCGCCATCACGCTGGTGGAATCGACGCGCGCCGACCATCGCGACCTGGCCCAGCAGCTGTTGCTGCGGCTGGCCCCCGAGCCGGGGGGCACGCTGTCGAATCGGGTTGGTATCACCGGTGTTCCGGGTGTCGGCAAGTCGACCTTCATCGACGCCCTCGGCATGTACTTGATCGGCCAGGGCCACCGGGTCGCCGTGCTGGCCGTGGACCCGTCCTCGACACGCACCGGCGGATCGATTCTCGGGGACAAGACGCGCATGGCCCGGCTGTCGGTGGAACGCGACGCCTTCATCCGGCCCTCGCCGACTGCGGGAACCCTTGGCGGCGTGGCGAAAGCGACCCGCGAGACCATCGTGCTGCTGGAGGCGGCGGGCTACGACGTCATCCTGGTGGAGACCGTCGGCGTCGGCCAATCCGAGGTCACGGTCGCCAATATGGTCGACGTGTTCTGTTTCCTGACCCTGGCGCGCACCGGCGACCAGTTGCAGGGCATCAAGAAGGGCGTGCTCGAACTCGCCGACCTGGTGGCGGTCAACAAGGCCGACGGCCGTCACGAGCTGGAAGCCAAGGCCGCCGCCCGCGAACTCCAGGGCGCGATGCGCTTGATCCATCCCCGCGACGCGCTGTGGCGGCCACCGGTTCTCACCATGTCCGGCCTCAACGGGACCGGCCTCGACACCTTCTGGGACACGGTCCTCACCCACCGCCGCGTCCTCACCGAAGCAGGCGAGTTCGCCGAAAAACGCCGCCGCCAGCAGGTCGACTGGACTTGGACCATGGTGCACGACAACCTGTTGCGCCGCCTGACCGACAACCCAGCCGTGAAGTCCCTGCGCTCCACAGTGGAGACCCAAGTCCGCGACGGCTCGCTGACCCCGGCCCTGGCCGCCGAGGAAATCCTGCGAGCCTTCGACCAACGGGATTGA